From a region of the Takifugu flavidus isolate HTHZ2018 chromosome 20, ASM371156v2, whole genome shotgun sequence genome:
- the wu:fi75a02 gene encoding protein PRR14L isoform X1, whose translation MFETYPPTQVVKSCCRDDCGVHEERSMWKPPEAPEGLDAPPSLSTDHCYMRALSLSSPSDGVRQQHQQNHHRLHLPQRRPLPLSSCSTNGPSAGLPNGQTLPGAVVETSKERGKRVSQIRIRRAPPRETPLTPMGLPKVKRLKKKEFSLEEIYTNKNYKSPTSNRTLETIFEEPREKDGALLRIGHQRRRRLLLFPDFTQPRKRKRPSGIGLPVASMPRKRVASRRCHGSNPVEDESDVDVMLVERLSALEDFLTQQGLDV comes from the exons ATGTTTGAAACCTACCCTCCAACTCAAGTTGTCAAGAGTTGCTGCAGAGATGATTGTGGAGTCCATGAGGAGAGGAGCATGTGGAAGCCCCCTGAGGCCCCTGAAGGACTGGACGCCCCCCCCAGCCTGAGCACTGACCACTG CTACATGCGAGCTCTTTCTCTGAG CTCACCCTCAGATGGTGTGaggcagcaacaccagcagaacCATCACAGGCTCCATCTCCCCCAGCGAAGGCCACTGCCCCTCTCCTCATGTTCCACCAACGGACCTTCTGCAGGACTCCCAAATGGCCAAACTCTACCTGGTGCCGTTGTTGAAACCAGCAAGGAG CGGGGGAAAAGAGTTTCACAGATCAGAATCCGAAGGGCGCCACCTCGCGAGACGCCGCTCACACCAATGGGACTCCCGAAGGTCAAAAG gttaaaaaagaaggaattcagcctggaggagattTACACTAACAAGAACTATAAATCGCCCACAAGCAACAG GACGCTGGAGACGATCTTCGAGGAGCCGCGTGAAAAGGATGGAGCGCTGCTCCGGATTGGTCACCAGAGGAGGCGGAGGctcctcctgtttcctgacTTCACTCAGCCTCGGAAGAGAAAGAGACCGTCCG GGATAGGACTTCCTGTTGCCTCCATGCCCAGGAAACGAGTGGCGTCCCGCCGTTGTCATGGAAGCAACCCCGTTGAGGACGAGTCAGATGTGGATGTGATGCTTGTGGAACGACTGAGCGCACTTGAAGACTTTTTGACACAGCAGGGCCTCGACGTCTAA
- the wu:fi75a02 gene encoding protein PRR14L isoform X3 has translation MFETYPPTQVVKSCCRDDCGVHEERSMWKPPEAPEGLDAPPSLSTDHCYMRALSLSSPSDGVRQQHQQNHHRLHLPQRRPLPLSSCSTNGPSAGLPNGQTLPGAVVETSKERGKRVSQIRIRRAPPRETPLTPMGLPKVKRTLETIFEEPREKDGALLRIGHQRRRRLLLFPDFTQPRKRKRPSGIGLPVASMPRKRVASRRCHGSNPVEDESDVDVMLVERLSALEDFLTQQGLDV, from the exons ATGTTTGAAACCTACCCTCCAACTCAAGTTGTCAAGAGTTGCTGCAGAGATGATTGTGGAGTCCATGAGGAGAGGAGCATGTGGAAGCCCCCTGAGGCCCCTGAAGGACTGGACGCCCCCCCCAGCCTGAGCACTGACCACTG CTACATGCGAGCTCTTTCTCTGAG CTCACCCTCAGATGGTGTGaggcagcaacaccagcagaacCATCACAGGCTCCATCTCCCCCAGCGAAGGCCACTGCCCCTCTCCTCATGTTCCACCAACGGACCTTCTGCAGGACTCCCAAATGGCCAAACTCTACCTGGTGCCGTTGTTGAAACCAGCAAGGAG CGGGGGAAAAGAGTTTCACAGATCAGAATCCGAAGGGCGCCACCTCGCGAGACGCCGCTCACACCAATGGGACTCCCGAAGGTCAAAAG GACGCTGGAGACGATCTTCGAGGAGCCGCGTGAAAAGGATGGAGCGCTGCTCCGGATTGGTCACCAGAGGAGGCGGAGGctcctcctgtttcctgacTTCACTCAGCCTCGGAAGAGAAAGAGACCGTCCG GGATAGGACTTCCTGTTGCCTCCATGCCCAGGAAACGAGTGGCGTCCCGCCGTTGTCATGGAAGCAACCCCGTTGAGGACGAGTCAGATGTGGATGTGATGCTTGTGGAACGACTGAGCGCACTTGAAGACTTTTTGACACAGCAGGGCCTCGACGTCTAA
- the wu:fi75a02 gene encoding protein PRR14L isoform X2, with protein MFETYPPTQVVKSCCRDDCGVHEERSMWKPPEAPEGLDAPPSLSTDHCSPSDGVRQQHQQNHHRLHLPQRRPLPLSSCSTNGPSAGLPNGQTLPGAVVETSKERGKRVSQIRIRRAPPRETPLTPMGLPKVKRLKKKEFSLEEIYTNKNYKSPTSNRTLETIFEEPREKDGALLRIGHQRRRRLLLFPDFTQPRKRKRPSGIGLPVASMPRKRVASRRCHGSNPVEDESDVDVMLVERLSALEDFLTQQGLDV; from the exons ATGTTTGAAACCTACCCTCCAACTCAAGTTGTCAAGAGTTGCTGCAGAGATGATTGTGGAGTCCATGAGGAGAGGAGCATGTGGAAGCCCCCTGAGGCCCCTGAAGGACTGGACGCCCCCCCCAGCCTGAGCACTGACCACTG CTCACCCTCAGATGGTGTGaggcagcaacaccagcagaacCATCACAGGCTCCATCTCCCCCAGCGAAGGCCACTGCCCCTCTCCTCATGTTCCACCAACGGACCTTCTGCAGGACTCCCAAATGGCCAAACTCTACCTGGTGCCGTTGTTGAAACCAGCAAGGAG CGGGGGAAAAGAGTTTCACAGATCAGAATCCGAAGGGCGCCACCTCGCGAGACGCCGCTCACACCAATGGGACTCCCGAAGGTCAAAAG gttaaaaaagaaggaattcagcctggaggagattTACACTAACAAGAACTATAAATCGCCCACAAGCAACAG GACGCTGGAGACGATCTTCGAGGAGCCGCGTGAAAAGGATGGAGCGCTGCTCCGGATTGGTCACCAGAGGAGGCGGAGGctcctcctgtttcctgacTTCACTCAGCCTCGGAAGAGAAAGAGACCGTCCG GGATAGGACTTCCTGTTGCCTCCATGCCCAGGAAACGAGTGGCGTCCCGCCGTTGTCATGGAAGCAACCCCGTTGAGGACGAGTCAGATGTGGATGTGATGCTTGTGGAACGACTGAGCGCACTTGAAGACTTTTTGACACAGCAGGGCCTCGACGTCTAA
- the pisd gene encoding phosphatidylserine decarboxylase proenzyme, mitochondrial isoform X1 codes for MAAALKRWCGGAISRVSSVSCRQNRSLNTGRSLLRRPRPLPLVLATGGGYVGYEYYRTRERKQDGEPTALATPTQVALYRSFPTRLLSRAWGRLNGVELPNWLRKPIYSLYIWTFGVNMQEAAVEDLRHYRNLGEFFRRRLKPAVRPLCSSSCLISPADGRILHFGRVKNSEVEQVKGVTYSLANFLGPQKRQSSTSPSSFRDVLLSSPDNDLFHIVVYLAPGDYHCFHSPTDWKVELRRHFPGSLMSVNPGVARLVKELFCLNERVALIGQWQHGFFSLTAVGATNVGSIRIYFDQELQTNAPRYTKGTFFDRSYDCAGDQFWNDDGDGGVASAGAAGVALQRGAAVGEFNLGSTIVLLFEAPKDFSFNLQPGQRIRVGEGLGRL; via the exons ATGGCGGCCGCCTTGAAGAGGTGGTGCGGCGGAGCGATTTCGAG AGTTTCATCTGTGAGCTGCAGACAGAACCGCAGCCTCAACACTG GCCGCAGTCTCCTGCGCCGACCCAGGCCCCTCCCACTTGTGTTGGCCACAGGTGGAGGTTACGTTGGATATGAGTATTACAGGACAAGGGAACGGAAGCAAGATGGCGAACCCACAGCTCTGGCCACACCCACACAG gtggcgctgtaCCGCTCCTTCCCAACGCGCCTCCTCTCCCGGGCCTGGGGCCGTCTCAATGGCGTGGAGCTGCCTAACTGGCTCAGGAAGCCCATCTACTCCCTGTACATCTGGACCTTTGGGGTCAACATGCAG GAGGCAGCAGTGGAGGACCTGCGTCACTACAGGAATCTGGGAGAATTCTTCCGGCGGCGCCTCAAACCTGCCGTGCGGCCACTctgttcttcttcctgtttg ATTTCTCCAGCCGACGGAAGGATCCTCCATTTTGGTCGGGTGAAGAACTcggaggtggagcaggtgaagggGGTCACCTACAGTTTGGCGAATTTCCTGGGTCCACagaagaggcagagcagca CCTCGCCATCGTCCTTCCGGGACGTCCTGCTGTCCAGCCCTGACAACGACCTGTTTCACATCGTCGTCTACTTGGCTCCAGGTGACTACCACTGCTTCCACTCGCCTACAGACTGGAAGGTGGAGCTTCGTCGGCACTTCCCAG gcTCCTTAATGTCGGTTAACCCGGGTGTGGCTCGTTTGGTGAAAGAGCTGTTCTGCCTTAACGAGCGCGTGGCACTCATCGGCCAATGGCAGCACGGCTTCTTCTCGCTGACGGCCGTCGGAGCGACGAACGTGGGCTCCATCAGGATTTACTTTGACCAG GAGCTGCAGACGAACGCTCCGCGCTACACCAAAGGCACCTTCTTTGACCGCAGCTACGACTGCGCGGGGGACCAGTTTTGGAATGACGACGGCGatgggggcgtggcctctgcTGGCGCAGCAGGCGTAGCCTTGCAGAGAGGGGCAGCGGTGGGAGAGTTTAACCTCGGCTCCACCATTGTTCTGCTGTTTGAAGCTCCGAAGGACTTCAGCTTCAATCTGCAGCCAGGCCAGCGAATCAGAGTCGGAGAAGGACTGGGCCGCCTCTGA
- the pisd gene encoding phosphatidylserine decarboxylase proenzyme, mitochondrial isoform X2, whose product MSITGQGNGSKMANPQLWPHPHRLQVPRLTFRRRLNALSGSVGRPTPWRRRPIAFLFYVLSASALRPLANRVALYRSFPTRLLSRAWGRLNGVELPNWLRKPIYSLYIWTFGVNMQEAAVEDLRHYRNLGEFFRRRLKPAVRPLCSSSCLISPADGRILHFGRVKNSEVEQVKGVTYSLANFLGPQKRQSSTSPSSFRDVLLSSPDNDLFHIVVYLAPGDYHCFHSPTDWKVELRRHFPGSLMSVNPGVARLVKELFCLNERVALIGQWQHGFFSLTAVGATNVGSIRIYFDQELQTNAPRYTKGTFFDRSYDCAGDQFWNDDGDGGVASAGAAGVALQRGAAVGEFNLGSTIVLLFEAPKDFSFNLQPGQRIRVGEGLGRL is encoded by the exons ATGAGTATTACAGGACAAGGGAACGGAAGCAAGATGGCGAACCCACAGCTCTGGCCACACCCACACAG GCTCCAGGTCCCTCGTTTGACGTTCCGCCGCCGTCTGAATGCGCTCAGTGGCAGCGTGGGTCGCCCCACCCCTTGGCGCCGTCGTCCGATCGCCTTCCTCTTCTACGTCTTGTCTGCCAGCGCTCTGCGGCCGCTGGCCAATCGG gtggcgctgtaCCGCTCCTTCCCAACGCGCCTCCTCTCCCGGGCCTGGGGCCGTCTCAATGGCGTGGAGCTGCCTAACTGGCTCAGGAAGCCCATCTACTCCCTGTACATCTGGACCTTTGGGGTCAACATGCAG GAGGCAGCAGTGGAGGACCTGCGTCACTACAGGAATCTGGGAGAATTCTTCCGGCGGCGCCTCAAACCTGCCGTGCGGCCACTctgttcttcttcctgtttg ATTTCTCCAGCCGACGGAAGGATCCTCCATTTTGGTCGGGTGAAGAACTcggaggtggagcaggtgaagggGGTCACCTACAGTTTGGCGAATTTCCTGGGTCCACagaagaggcagagcagca CCTCGCCATCGTCCTTCCGGGACGTCCTGCTGTCCAGCCCTGACAACGACCTGTTTCACATCGTCGTCTACTTGGCTCCAGGTGACTACCACTGCTTCCACTCGCCTACAGACTGGAAGGTGGAGCTTCGTCGGCACTTCCCAG gcTCCTTAATGTCGGTTAACCCGGGTGTGGCTCGTTTGGTGAAAGAGCTGTTCTGCCTTAACGAGCGCGTGGCACTCATCGGCCAATGGCAGCACGGCTTCTTCTCGCTGACGGCCGTCGGAGCGACGAACGTGGGCTCCATCAGGATTTACTTTGACCAG GAGCTGCAGACGAACGCTCCGCGCTACACCAAAGGCACCTTCTTTGACCGCAGCTACGACTGCGCGGGGGACCAGTTTTGGAATGACGACGGCGatgggggcgtggcctctgcTGGCGCAGCAGGCGTAGCCTTGCAGAGAGGGGCAGCGGTGGGAGAGTTTAACCTCGGCTCCACCATTGTTCTGCTGTTTGAAGCTCCGAAGGACTTCAGCTTCAATCTGCAGCCAGGCCAGCGAATCAGAGTCGGAGAAGGACTGGGCCGCCTCTGA